In Stieleria varia, one genomic interval encodes:
- a CDS encoding TIGR01777 family oxidoreductase, translating into MPAAEHYVASTSLPVSETDAFSYHDRPGALQRLIPPWESAIVERSDGSLAVGSEVVLKTSLFGVPLRWLARHTEYDPPQLFADTQVSGPFAQWDHRHSFSNGVANDAADNPSQTILQDHCVMKDAVTYRLPLGMIGKMMGGGLVKGKLESMFAYRHRVTRDDLQLLREYPFERPLNIAISGSTGLVGSALGHLVTLLGHSVTRLVRSPDPEDPDAIAPWSEGFDRESLQQVDAVVHLAGKPIGDSRWTAQSKKEMVSSRVVKTRELCDLLAGLENGPKTLICASATGYFGDRGDEVLDESSAPGDGFLPDLCVGWERACDSARAAGIRVVNTRFGIVLSPRGGALSQMLLPAKFCGGRLGSGDQWWSWIGLDDCIGAIYHALMRDDVSGPMNVVSPQPMTNKEFAATLGRVIRRPALMPAPAFALRMALGEMADALLLASARVTPDVLVDSGYRFRFTNLESQLSYLLGRESRESIE; encoded by the coding sequence ATGCCAGCAGCTGAACACTACGTTGCATCCACGTCGTTGCCGGTCAGTGAGACTGACGCTTTCTCGTACCATGATCGCCCTGGTGCGCTGCAACGTTTGATACCGCCGTGGGAATCGGCGATCGTGGAGCGGTCCGATGGCAGCTTGGCCGTCGGCAGTGAGGTCGTTCTGAAGACGAGCTTGTTCGGCGTGCCGCTTCGCTGGCTGGCTCGGCACACGGAGTACGACCCGCCCCAGCTCTTTGCGGACACTCAAGTCTCCGGGCCGTTTGCCCAGTGGGATCATCGCCACAGTTTTTCCAACGGTGTGGCGAACGATGCGGCGGACAATCCGTCACAGACGATTCTTCAGGATCACTGTGTGATGAAGGATGCGGTGACTTATCGCCTGCCCTTGGGGATGATTGGAAAGATGATGGGCGGCGGGTTGGTCAAAGGCAAACTTGAATCGATGTTCGCGTATCGCCATCGGGTCACTCGAGATGACCTGCAATTGTTGAGGGAGTATCCCTTTGAGCGTCCGCTGAACATCGCAATTTCCGGGAGCACCGGCTTGGTGGGTTCCGCATTGGGGCATCTGGTGACATTGCTGGGACATTCGGTGACGCGACTCGTTCGCAGCCCAGACCCGGAGGATCCCGATGCGATTGCGCCTTGGTCGGAAGGGTTTGATCGTGAGTCTCTGCAACAAGTCGATGCCGTGGTGCATTTGGCTGGCAAACCGATCGGCGACAGTCGATGGACGGCCCAGTCCAAGAAAGAAATGGTATCGAGTCGTGTGGTGAAAACACGAGAGCTCTGCGACCTGCTTGCCGGACTGGAGAACGGCCCCAAGACTCTGATTTGCGCTTCGGCAACAGGGTACTTTGGCGACCGCGGAGACGAAGTCCTCGATGAGTCGTCTGCGCCCGGCGATGGATTCCTGCCCGATTTGTGCGTCGGCTGGGAACGTGCGTGCGATAGCGCTCGCGCCGCCGGCATACGAGTGGTCAACACAAGATTTGGTATCGTACTGTCGCCGCGTGGAGGAGCATTGTCGCAGATGCTGTTGCCGGCGAAGTTCTGTGGTGGCAGGCTCGGTTCGGGTGACCAGTGGTGGAGCTGGATCGGGCTGGACGATTGTATCGGCGCAATCTATCACGCGTTGATGCGGGACGACGTGAGCGGGCCGATGAATGTCGTATCGCCACAGCCGATGACGAACAAAGAGTTTGCTGCGACGTTGGGTCGCGTCATTCGTCGCCCGGCATTGATGCCAGCGCCCGCCTTTGCATTGCGAATGGCATTGGGGGAAATGGCCGACGCGTTGCTGTTGGCAAGTGCCAGAGTTACCCCGGACGTGTTGGTCGACTCAGGATACCGATTTCGATTCACGAATCTGGAATCCCAACTTTCTTATCTGTTGGGTCGTGAAAGCAGAGAATCCATTGAATGA
- a CDS encoding sigma-70 family RNA polymerase sigma factor — protein sequence MAPTMTHLALETLSAVEGIDEAMLESMAGLSPQKFRARVPSWFGSEELREAMAEADRVLEPLDELEGQQLQQRIRQRLRSEISFISNPSHGDPGFGKELFSEALGLAPRQASLGLAAIKRSGVDMPVHLGRLCEAPLLKPEQERMLFQRMNYLLQQAAIHRSMLNPARPSRVRLEIIERLIFMAEWHRDRIVEANLRLVFSIVKKFVNTSNAFDELLSDGIVALIRAVEKFDFDRGFRFSTYATQVIRRNSYRTVVTNQQERQTTVGGLQDMDLDLTHDVRESAISEKRWHELRARLSVMLDELDRREKLIIRARFSLGSHRKVHTLQSLADRLGVSKERVRQLERRAMEKLRAMAGDSDLSELQPE from the coding sequence ATGGCACCCACAATGACACACTTGGCATTAGAAACACTGTCCGCGGTTGAGGGGATCGACGAGGCGATGCTGGAATCGATGGCCGGTCTCTCGCCGCAGAAATTTCGTGCGAGAGTGCCATCCTGGTTCGGCAGCGAAGAACTGCGAGAGGCGATGGCGGAAGCCGATCGAGTGCTTGAGCCTTTGGATGAGCTGGAGGGGCAGCAGCTTCAACAGCGGATTCGACAAAGACTGCGAAGCGAGATTTCGTTTATTTCGAATCCGTCTCACGGCGATCCCGGGTTTGGCAAGGAATTGTTTTCCGAAGCGTTGGGTCTGGCGCCGCGTCAAGCATCGCTCGGGCTGGCAGCGATCAAGCGAAGCGGGGTGGACATGCCGGTTCATTTGGGGCGGCTTTGCGAAGCACCGTTGTTGAAGCCAGAGCAGGAACGGATGCTGTTTCAACGCATGAACTACTTGTTACAACAAGCGGCAATCCATCGCAGCATGCTCAACCCGGCACGACCCTCGCGTGTGCGGTTGGAAATCATCGAGCGATTGATTTTCATGGCCGAATGGCATCGCGATCGAATTGTCGAAGCCAACTTGCGGTTGGTGTTCTCAATCGTGAAGAAGTTTGTGAACACGAGTAACGCGTTTGACGAGCTGCTCAGCGACGGAATCGTAGCATTGATCCGGGCCGTCGAAAAATTTGACTTCGATCGCGGGTTTCGATTCAGCACCTATGCGACGCAAGTCATCCGGCGAAACTCTTATCGCACCGTGGTGACGAACCAGCAGGAGCGTCAGACGACGGTCGGCGGATTACAGGACATGGATCTGGACCTTACCCATGATGTCCGTGAGTCGGCGATCAGCGAAAAGCGATGGCATGAATTGCGTGCTCGCCTGAGTGTCATGCTGGACGAGTTGGATCGACGCGAAAAATTGATCATTCGTGCGAGATTCTCGTTGGGTTCTCACCGCAAGGTTCATACATTGCAGTCTTTGGCTGATCGCCTGGGTGTCTCCAAAGAACGCGTTCGCCAACTCGAGCGGCGAGCGATGGAGAAACTGAGGGCGATGGCGGGCGATTCAGATCTGTCCGAGTTGCAGCCCGAGTGA
- a CDS encoding helix-turn-helix domain-containing protein, whose protein sequence is MSVSRSQFSPKQVATALAVSESSVKRWCDQGVIPTVRTVGGHRRITVDGLNEFLASTSRKLVNSDALGMVKQRADRKAGEIPGGQLPDQRAFRVALANGDQETCSQLLQARVEQGWMRSEAAEDLIADALRGLGEAWNCGELEVYQERRGCEICMRLLEHQSQMLPAPRDDAPVAIGCAPETDPYQIPTKLAELALKEVGYRAVSLGNNLPITSLIQAAADYQPRLVWLSVTTVSDVNRFILDENRLAESLSSDVLLLVGGQALTDELRPKLRYTAHCDTLRHLIELAGVFRKS, encoded by the coding sequence GTGTCCGTATCTCGAAGTCAGTTTTCGCCGAAGCAAGTCGCAACTGCCCTGGCAGTCAGCGAGTCCTCCGTCAAGCGTTGGTGTGATCAGGGCGTCATCCCGACCGTGCGGACGGTCGGCGGTCACCGTCGTATTACGGTGGACGGTTTGAACGAATTTCTGGCATCGACCAGCCGAAAGCTCGTGAATTCCGATGCGTTGGGCATGGTCAAGCAGAGGGCAGACCGCAAGGCCGGTGAGATTCCTGGAGGACAGTTGCCGGACCAGCGAGCGTTTCGGGTCGCCCTGGCCAACGGTGACCAAGAAACGTGCAGTCAATTGCTGCAGGCACGCGTCGAGCAAGGCTGGATGCGCAGCGAGGCGGCTGAGGATTTGATTGCCGATGCTCTCCGGGGGCTTGGTGAAGCTTGGAATTGTGGTGAGTTGGAGGTCTACCAAGAGCGGCGTGGCTGTGAGATCTGCATGCGGCTGTTGGAGCATCAATCACAGATGTTGCCGGCACCCCGCGATGATGCGCCGGTTGCCATTGGCTGTGCCCCCGAAACGGACCCTTATCAGATCCCGACCAAGTTGGCGGAGCTTGCCCTCAAGGAGGTTGGGTACCGGGCGGTGAGCTTGGGGAACAACTTGCCCATCACGAGTTTGATCCAAGCTGCAGCCGATTATCAGCCTCGGTTGGTCTGGCTCAGTGTGACCACCGTCAGCGACGTCAATCGCTTCATCTTGGACGAGAATCGTCTTGCAGAAAGCCTCTCCAGCGATGTCCTGTTGCTGGTGGGTGGTCAGGCATTGACGGATGAATTACGGCCAAAGCTTCGGTACACCGCTCACTGCGACACGCTACGGCACTTGATTGAATTGGCCGGCGTGTTTCGCAAGTCCTGA
- a CDS encoding DegT/DnrJ/EryC1/StrS family aminotransferase — protein MTFSCPIWPPQWPEIGSKLQESILSGDWGRYKSAAHEELRGQIASLSQCSHVRLMGSGSAAIEMALRTVGIGAGDEVILSAFDFPGNIRAIEATGATPVLVDVRPESLQLDLEMVQDAKSDRIKAVIASHLYGTFAPVGPLREICDHYGWQLVEDACQCPGSVAHGRPAGSWGNLAALSFGGSKPLCAGNGGALLSNDRRMEAKWNATLDRPSDTQPLSGLQATVLLPQLSRLREMNRQRWQTAIELQTLSSELGDVRWLSELPGAAEGPQDAKGQSDPSDVCEIQCSITHYKVAWLAKDSFIRDRVVRRAGEMGIPVGPAFRSMDRCSPKRCRKPFALPESRKLSECGFVLDHSALLAEGENRRLLVEAIASLLN, from the coding sequence ATGACGTTTTCCTGCCCGATTTGGCCTCCGCAGTGGCCTGAGATCGGTTCTAAGCTTCAGGAATCGATCCTTTCGGGCGACTGGGGAAGATACAAATCAGCGGCCCATGAGGAGCTGCGCGGTCAAATCGCATCACTTTCGCAATGCTCGCATGTACGCTTGATGGGCAGTGGCAGCGCAGCGATCGAGATGGCCCTGAGAACGGTCGGAATCGGGGCAGGGGACGAAGTTATCCTGTCGGCGTTCGATTTCCCCGGAAATATTCGGGCGATCGAAGCCACCGGGGCGACACCGGTATTGGTCGATGTCCGACCAGAAAGCTTGCAGTTGGACTTAGAGATGGTGCAAGATGCCAAGAGCGATCGGATCAAAGCCGTCATCGCTTCGCATTTGTATGGCACCTTTGCCCCCGTCGGCCCGCTTCGGGAAATCTGCGATCACTACGGATGGCAACTCGTCGAAGACGCATGTCAGTGCCCGGGTTCTGTTGCGCACGGCAGACCGGCGGGCAGCTGGGGAAACCTGGCCGCACTGAGTTTTGGAGGCAGCAAGCCGCTGTGCGCCGGAAACGGAGGTGCGTTGCTATCCAATGACCGACGCATGGAGGCAAAATGGAATGCAACGCTCGATCGCCCCAGTGACACACAACCTCTGTCGGGTTTGCAGGCAACCGTGCTGCTGCCGCAACTGAGCCGGTTGAGGGAAATGAATCGGCAACGTTGGCAAACGGCGATTGAGCTGCAGACACTGAGTAGTGAACTGGGCGATGTCCGATGGCTCAGTGAATTGCCGGGGGCTGCGGAGGGACCGCAGGACGCAAAGGGTCAAAGCGACCCCAGCGATGTGTGTGAAATTCAGTGTTCGATTACGCATTACAAAGTCGCTTGGCTGGCAAAAGATTCTTTCATTCGTGATCGAGTCGTCCGACGCGCCGGAGAAATGGGGATTCCAGTCGGCCCGGCGTTTCGCTCGATGGACCGATGCAGCCCCAAACGATGCCGCAAACCGTTTGCGTTGCCCGAAAGCCGAAAGCTTTCTGAGTGCGGTTTCGTTCTCGATCACTCGGCACTGCTGGCTGAGGGAGAAAATCGCCGCCTGCTAGTGGAGGCGATCGCTTCGTTGCTGAATTAG
- the yajC gene encoding preprotein translocase subunit YajC produces the protein MPHLHFKAQVPSLDSHLLALADSLTDFFASPAIMNLTSLLAEAGDAAPDATQPQGNFIQQMLASPLFPIVGVMFLFYFLYLAPEKRRKAEEAERMSKLAKNDRVITIGGIHGVVASVTKDSDVVTLKLDDSGNMRMKVSRSAIASIVKEKKEGNSGDSDKETA, from the coding sequence ATGCCGCACTTGCATTTCAAGGCCCAGGTGCCCTCATTGGATAGCCATTTGCTCGCATTAGCCGATAGCCTGACCGACTTTTTCGCCTCCCCCGCGATCATGAACTTGACCAGTTTGCTGGCCGAAGCCGGGGATGCTGCGCCGGATGCCACCCAGCCGCAGGGCAATTTTATCCAGCAAATGCTGGCCAGCCCGCTGTTTCCGATCGTGGGAGTCATGTTCCTTTTCTACTTTCTGTACCTCGCTCCAGAGAAACGCAGAAAGGCCGAAGAAGCAGAACGGATGTCCAAATTGGCCAAGAATGATCGCGTCATCACGATCGGTGGCATTCACGGCGTGGTAGCGTCGGTCACTAAAGATAGCGACGTGGTCACTCTGAAACTCGATGACAGTGGAAACATGCGGATGAAGGTCAGCCGGTCTGCGATCGCGTCCATCGTCAAAGAAAAGAAAGAAGGCAACTCCGGCGACAGTGACAAGGAAACCGCCTGA
- the secD gene encoding protein translocase subunit SecD, producing MDCSIISQTLTNHVFAAATLFAQTDTETTGISWTQYGVLLIAIAVMVVPFVLGAYLAKQLKMPGHSSRIGWVLFAIIASAAVLINKLPGLGVDLRGGTILVYEIDPEKNRNEDGGIKIKSEELVGPLIRRVNPAGTREIVIRPYGETQIEVIVPEVDQREVDQIKTSIAEAGLLRFAIVANQIDHKYVIDEARQQSESPSTTVRLADEIKDVDGSVIGRWAIVDRETGKTEGEKTPFRLDVSSAILRNPDTGEFIELPPSVRGVKNGEKLQAQWVDQSGMSGLEILMVTDPLYDVTGEDLAFASSSFDESGGPSVAFTLTDTGSGKFYALTSENSPQNGRERQLGIVLDDRLLSAPNIQSTIQKQGRITGRFTQEEVDQLVNILKAGQLPAALTKQPIAENEVDATLGTDTINKGIMAISVSLGLVLLFILFYYRFAGAIACLALVLNLAMILATMVFINQPMTLPGLAGLVLTVGMSVDANVLIFERIREELNKGAKPRMAIRNGFAKATVTIIDANLTTLLTAIVLYAIGTDQIRGFAVTLILGILFSMFTAIYMSRTLFDIAERHNKLTLSMSDGVNKLRSALSGEGNVDFIGKGALALTLSGILVLVGIGSLFARGKSILDIDFAGGSSVQFRLSQPLEADEVRSIMDAGIGEFNGSKVQFTVNGVTMEGADKKTVYKVDSSLEDVNDLKDRVVESFAAKEGVDLLSYQVSIQDSAPAAADQSSLFGNGQFLTVARPQDAEPGAADAETTPAETTPAETAPAENAAPAAETAAPAAETAPAPADASASTDDAAPADSAEVVDTDTADAPLETTTKRVMLSVQGSDGAAQMSGPTLILRLKEVADELGIPLNERVVSVLPSGEGAEDWSPGSSVPFAEWKVELPMSAETGDKLMAGFEKSLASEPIWVSSSSVGSRVAGQMVGRAGAALFASLIAIIGYIWFRFQRVIYGFAAVAALVHDVLITLGAIAVSFWLADFLGFMLIDQFKISLTVVAALLTIIGYSLNDTIVVFDRIREVKGKAPRLTGEMVNTSINQTLSRTLLTSLTTLIVVVLLYAFGGDGIHAFAFALVVGVIVGTYSSIFVASPILLWLVGRGEKATA from the coding sequence ATGGACTGTTCAATCATTTCCCAAACGCTGACGAACCACGTGTTTGCCGCAGCGACTCTGTTTGCCCAGACGGATACCGAAACCACCGGTATTTCCTGGACACAATACGGAGTGCTGTTGATCGCGATCGCGGTCATGGTGGTGCCATTCGTCCTCGGTGCCTACTTGGCCAAACAGCTCAAGATGCCCGGTCATTCCTCTCGGATCGGCTGGGTGCTCTTTGCGATCATCGCCAGCGCCGCGGTCCTGATCAACAAACTGCCCGGACTCGGTGTCGACCTGCGAGGAGGAACGATTCTCGTCTACGAAATCGATCCAGAGAAGAATCGCAACGAAGACGGCGGGATCAAAATCAAGTCCGAGGAATTGGTCGGTCCGCTGATTCGTCGCGTGAACCCCGCCGGTACTCGTGAAATCGTGATTCGCCCCTACGGCGAAACACAGATCGAAGTCATCGTGCCAGAGGTCGACCAACGCGAAGTCGACCAGATCAAGACCAGCATTGCCGAAGCCGGTTTGTTGCGTTTCGCGATCGTCGCCAACCAAATCGACCACAAGTATGTGATCGACGAAGCCCGTCAGCAGTCGGAGTCGCCCAGCACCACAGTGCGACTGGCAGACGAGATCAAAGACGTTGATGGTTCGGTCATCGGACGCTGGGCAATCGTCGACCGCGAAACCGGCAAAACCGAAGGCGAAAAGACGCCGTTCCGGCTCGACGTCAGTTCCGCCATCTTGCGTAACCCAGACACCGGCGAGTTCATCGAACTGCCTCCGAGCGTTCGCGGCGTCAAGAACGGCGAGAAACTGCAAGCACAATGGGTCGATCAAAGCGGCATGTCGGGCTTGGAAATCCTGATGGTCACCGACCCACTATACGATGTGACCGGCGAAGACCTCGCGTTCGCGTCCTCGTCGTTCGACGAAAGCGGCGGACCCTCGGTTGCCTTTACCTTGACCGACACCGGCTCGGGCAAGTTCTATGCTTTGACCAGCGAGAACTCGCCTCAGAACGGTCGTGAACGCCAGCTCGGCATCGTGCTGGATGACCGCTTGCTGTCCGCCCCGAACATCCAATCGACGATTCAAAAACAAGGTCGAATCACGGGCCGCTTTACTCAAGAAGAAGTCGATCAGTTGGTCAATATCCTCAAAGCAGGCCAGCTCCCAGCCGCTCTGACCAAGCAACCGATCGCTGAAAACGAAGTCGATGCGACACTGGGGACGGACACGATCAACAAAGGCATCATGGCGATCAGTGTTTCACTCGGCCTAGTGTTGCTGTTCATCTTGTTCTACTACCGATTCGCCGGTGCCATCGCCTGTTTGGCCCTCGTGCTCAACTTGGCGATGATCTTGGCGACGATGGTATTCATCAACCAGCCGATGACATTGCCCGGATTGGCCGGTTTGGTTTTGACCGTCGGTATGTCGGTCGACGCCAACGTTTTGATCTTTGAACGCATCCGCGAAGAACTGAATAAGGGTGCCAAGCCTCGCATGGCAATTCGAAACGGTTTCGCCAAGGCGACCGTGACGATCATCGACGCCAACCTCACGACCTTGCTGACCGCGATCGTGCTTTACGCGATCGGTACCGACCAGATTCGCGGATTCGCTGTGACGTTGATCCTCGGTATCCTGTTCTCCATGTTCACCGCGATCTACATGTCGCGAACCTTGTTCGATATCGCTGAACGACACAATAAGTTGACTCTCAGCATGTCCGACGGAGTCAACAAGCTGCGTTCGGCCTTGTCCGGCGAAGGCAACGTGGACTTTATCGGCAAAGGTGCTTTGGCTCTGACACTGTCGGGAATCCTTGTGTTGGTCGGCATCGGCTCGCTATTCGCCCGCGGCAAGTCCATCCTGGATATCGATTTCGCTGGCGGTTCATCGGTTCAGTTCCGATTGAGCCAGCCGCTGGAAGCCGATGAAGTCCGGAGCATCATGGACGCCGGAATCGGCGAGTTCAACGGATCAAAGGTCCAGTTCACGGTCAACGGCGTGACCATGGAAGGTGCCGATAAGAAGACTGTCTACAAAGTCGACTCGTCGCTGGAAGACGTGAACGACCTGAAAGACCGCGTCGTCGAATCCTTTGCCGCCAAAGAAGGCGTGGATCTGCTGAGCTACCAAGTCAGCATTCAAGACTCGGCTCCCGCTGCAGCAGACCAATCATCGCTATTCGGAAACGGCCAGTTCCTGACGGTCGCTCGACCTCAAGATGCCGAGCCAGGAGCCGCCGATGCGGAAACCACACCAGCGGAAACCACACCAGCGGAAACCGCACCAGCCGAAAACGCTGCTCCTGCTGCCGAAACTGCTGCTCCTGCCGCGGAAACCGCTCCTGCACCTGCTGATGCGTCTGCCTCAACCGACGATGCGGCACCAGCCGATAGCGCCGAGGTGGTCGATACCGACACTGCGGATGCACCACTGGAGACGACGACCAAGCGTGTGATGCTGAGCGTTCAAGGCAGTGACGGTGCCGCACAGATGAGCGGTCCGACTTTGATCCTGCGTCTAAAGGAAGTCGCCGATGAATTGGGTATCCCACTGAACGAACGTGTCGTGTCCGTTCTGCCCTCTGGTGAGGGGGCCGAGGATTGGAGTCCTGGTTCATCCGTGCCGTTTGCCGAGTGGAAAGTCGAATTACCGATGTCCGCCGAAACGGGCGACAAGTTGATGGCTGGCTTTGAAAAATCACTCGCCAGCGAGCCCATTTGGGTCAGCAGCAGTAGCGTCGGTTCACGCGTCGCCGGTCAAATGGTCGGTCGTGCCGGTGCGGCCTTGTTCGCCAGCCTGATCGCCATCATCGGGTACATTTGGTTCCGATTCCAACGCGTGATCTACGGCTTTGCTGCGGTCGCCGCCTTGGTTCACGACGTGTTGATCACGCTGGGGGCAATCGCCGTCAGTTTCTGGTTGGCCGATTTCCTGGGCTTCATGCTAATCGATCAATTCAAAATCAGTTTGACGGTCGTCGCCGCGTTGTTGACGATCATCGGTTATTCGCTCAACGACACGATCGTCGTGTTTGACCGGATCCGCGAGGTCAAAGGCAAGGCTCCGCGTTTAACCGGTGAAATGGTCAACACCAGCATCAATCAAACGCTCAGCCGAACCTTGTTGACTTCGTTGACGACGTTGATCGTGGTGGTCCTGTTGTACGCCTTCGGAGGCGACGGTATTCACGCGTTCGCGTTCGCTCTCGTGGTCGGCGTGATCGTCGGTACCTACAGCTCGATCTTCGTCGCCAGCCCCATCCTGTTGTGGTTGGTCGGCCGCGGCGAAAAAGCAACGGCCTAA
- a CDS encoding M28 family peptidase, with amino-acid sequence MLARSPVCCVVFLLLLSLPGISIAEKPAESSSGNAAASGITALALRRDLGFLASDDLRGRSVTDDTIQVAADYLARRMGEIGLQTDSYDGTPFQAVDVPVGNETGAPDKNNATFRITRDDEGVDEVNVTLRDGFSPLAVGADDGAVSAPLVFAGYGITAPKIGYDDYAGIDAKGAVVMILRKEPQLSDPDSPFGGTENSQHAYFQTKIANAIEHGALAVLIVNDPKSIEEAVQAEEQRIEQEKERQVAIEKQLSELPAQATKNQAALKEKIAVIDGMLADMQRNVDEARRGVLGLSEAGTKNNKTKSMPVASIARDVAVDLLKRGGNVSLTEIEASIDRDLKPQSHELESIIASVMVNIKPAVAETFNVVGVYPGKGPLANETIVVGAHYDHVGMGGYGSLAPGTIAIHNGADDNASGTATMLSIAQTVTGKLETVTSHRTLVFIGFTGEERGLIGSQFYVDHPLRELKQTAAMVNLDMVGRLRDNELTVYGTGSADKLEAVVDAANQKQEFNLYKVASGYGPSDHQSFYTAGVPVLFFFTGLHNDYHRPTDDFDKIDFGNLTRITDMVSDVTLQLSVLPERPRYAETEQKVQIRRQMTAYLGVTLSDGNGSVMVSSIYEDGPAEAGGVQVGDVLQRMGKTRIRSSDDVLSWLRDQSPGNEVVVRVLRAGKTVNLNVKLGNRPGN; translated from the coding sequence ATGCTTGCTCGATCCCCTGTTTGCTGTGTTGTCTTTCTTCTTCTGCTCAGTCTCCCCGGAATTTCAATTGCGGAGAAACCGGCCGAGTCATCTTCCGGCAACGCCGCCGCCTCGGGTATCACCGCGCTGGCACTTCGACGTGACCTCGGATTCCTCGCAAGTGACGATCTGCGCGGTCGCAGCGTGACCGATGACACGATCCAAGTCGCTGCGGATTATCTCGCCCGACGCATGGGTGAGATCGGGCTTCAAACGGACAGCTACGACGGAACGCCGTTTCAAGCCGTCGATGTCCCCGTCGGAAATGAAACCGGCGCCCCCGACAAGAACAATGCGACCTTTCGCATCACTCGCGATGACGAGGGAGTCGACGAGGTGAACGTCACCCTGCGCGATGGATTCTCTCCACTGGCCGTTGGAGCCGATGACGGTGCTGTATCCGCGCCGTTGGTGTTTGCCGGCTACGGCATCACGGCACCCAAGATCGGCTACGACGACTACGCCGGGATCGATGCCAAAGGTGCGGTGGTGATGATCCTCCGCAAGGAACCACAGTTGAGCGATCCCGACAGCCCGTTTGGTGGCACCGAAAACAGCCAGCACGCATATTTCCAGACCAAGATCGCCAACGCGATCGAGCACGGCGCGTTGGCGGTCTTGATCGTCAACGATCCCAAGAGCATCGAGGAAGCGGTGCAAGCCGAAGAGCAGCGGATCGAGCAAGAAAAAGAACGCCAGGTTGCCATCGAGAAACAGCTCAGCGAGCTGCCCGCCCAAGCCACCAAGAATCAAGCGGCGCTGAAAGAGAAAATTGCCGTCATCGACGGTATGCTGGCCGACATGCAACGCAACGTTGATGAAGCTCGTCGCGGCGTACTGGGGCTGTCCGAGGCCGGTACAAAGAACAACAAAACAAAATCAATGCCGGTTGCGTCGATCGCTCGCGACGTCGCGGTGGACTTGCTGAAACGAGGCGGCAATGTCTCGCTGACGGAGATCGAAGCCTCCATCGATCGGGATCTCAAGCCGCAGAGCCACGAACTGGAGTCGATCATCGCCAGTGTGATGGTCAACATCAAACCTGCCGTTGCCGAGACCTTCAACGTCGTTGGCGTCTATCCAGGCAAAGGCCCCCTCGCCAATGAAACCATCGTCGTTGGTGCCCACTACGATCACGTCGGAATGGGCGGGTACGGATCGTTGGCACCAGGAACGATTGCAATCCATAACGGGGCCGACGACAACGCGAGTGGCACGGCAACGATGCTCTCAATCGCCCAAACGGTGACCGGGAAACTCGAGACCGTCACGTCGCACCGTACTCTTGTTTTCATCGGATTCACAGGCGAAGAACGCGGGCTGATCGGCAGCCAGTTCTACGTTGATCACCCTTTGCGAGAGCTGAAACAGACTGCCGCAATGGTCAACTTGGACATGGTCGGTCGTCTGCGAGACAATGAGCTGACCGTTTACGGGACCGGTTCGGCCGACAAGCTGGAGGCCGTTGTGGACGCGGCCAACCAAAAGCAAGAATTCAACCTTTACAAGGTCGCTAGTGGCTATGGGCCCAGCGATCACCAGTCGTTTTACACCGCCGGCGTCCCCGTTTTGTTTTTCTTTACCGGGTTGCACAACGATTATCATCGCCCAACCGATGATTTCGACAAAATCGATTTCGGTAATCTAACCCGGATAACCGATATGGTTTCCGATGTCACGCTGCAACTGTCAGTGCTGCCGGAACGTCCTCGTTATGCAGAAACGGAGCAGAAGGTCCAGATTCGCCGTCAAATGACCGCGTATCTCGGAGTCACACTCTCCGACGGAAATGGTTCCGTAATGGTTTCCAGCATTTACGAGGATGGACCGGCAGAAGCCGGCGGGGTGCAAGTCGGTGATGTGCTTCAGCGTATGGGGAAAACGCGAATTCGATCGTCTGACGACGTTCTGAGTTGGTTGCGTGATCAGTCCCCAGGCAACGAAGTCGTCGTCCGTGTCTTGCGCGCTGGTAAGACGGTGAACTTGAATGTGAAGTTGGGAAATCGGCCCGGCAATTAG